ATAAGAAAAAGAACCATCATCAATGATCTCAAATCTGCCGTCAATTTCATAAATGGCCGCTGGATCGCCCGCTCTCATAGAATTCGTTTCCACCCCGGCAGTACAGGCTACTGTGATTTCAAGGTCCTGAAATTTTTCGGTTTCAATAGAAGCGTTGTTCATATTGGCCGCAGTTTCCAGGATTACCGTGTTATGCGATGGAAGACCATAATAATCGGAAATGAAAGTATGATAAGTTCCAGGGTCTTCGACCATCATCGAATTTATTGATGTGAAATGGTCACATGGTTCACAGCATTGATGATTGCAAACAAACCTTACATCTTCTCGAAGTCCGCCTCCAATTCGGCATGTGGAGATCATTCGATAAGGCTCAAGTAGTTTGAAGATAATTATTTTTTCCTCACGATGTATTTCGATCGAATCAAAACACTTTTTTAGAAGCATCCCATAACCTCGCTGAACCTGGACGATCCATTGTCGGAAATTCTAACGTCCGGAATCCAATATTCGTTTTTCCGATAAATTCGCTTTTTCCATATAAGAATTGTAAACAAGCCACTCCTGCAATTCACAAAGTCCTGCCTTTTTAATGTAACCAATATTCGTTATGTCAATTTTGCAGTTACAATCCGGTTCCAACAGTTTAAATTCTATCAAGTCGCCGGGTAAAACCATGAAAAGCTCTCTAGTTGAGTGGTGGACTGCTTCAATCATACCTTGATCTTTTATTTCCCAGAAGCCTTTGAACGTAAAGTGCTTATAGGAAAAAAATCTCCTCCTGAAAGAAGACTCGTCAATTCTCTGGTGAGTGATCGACCATATACCGGGACAAGTGGCCCTAAAAATAACCCCACCAGAGAAACCCAATTGCACAGGTTTATCTGTACAGGTAATTTCAATTGAATTTTGAAGGGGAAAAGGCTGTCCGGCATTTGCTCCAGTGGCCACAAAATTCAAAACTATCAAGGATGCTACAATAGATATATTTTTGATCATATTTGCACCTCCGCCTTTTCAGAATGTAGTCAGGTTACGCATCCAGGTCGCCGCCCCCTGGGCCGATGAAAATCCATCAGTAACTGAACCGTATAGCCTCTGACGCATTCTTGTGAGATCTGAGATGGTGGGCATTCTCATCTTGTCGAAATCCAGCTTGGTTTTCAGACCAAAAAAATACGTCCTGCCGGGGGCCGAATAATATTGGATATCAAATGGGGCCGTATAGTATGAAGCATAGGAACCCTGAGGGGAATATTGGCGGTCACTGAAATTCCTGACTCCAAAATACAGTTCTGCCAGACCATCCCAGAATTTCTGCGAAAAACTTATGTCTCCCCATTTCGAGGCCTCGAGGTCAGGCTGTTCGTTGAATACGTCATTCAACAGAAAACGGCTCCCCACATAATGATACGCTATCATGCCGGAGAAACCCCATTCCCTGTTGTCGTAAATTAGCTCCACGTTGGCCATATCACTGGGATTTAAGCTGAGCCATTTGTCAAGCGTCGTTCGTCGTAGAGTGTCAGTAGTTTGCCAGTTGTGACCAAAGTAAACCTTCTGTCTGGTGTAGTTGGATTTTACTTTCCAGCGGGGCGTTATCCTTATCAACGATTCAATCTCAACCCCTGAGTGTGAAACATTCGGAACATTGATGTTCCTGCTTTTTCCTCCCTTTGCAGGATCCGGGTCAGGCCCCCAGTAAATTTCGTTGTTCATGTCCAGTTCATAATATGTAGCGCCAACAAAGATGTTCCGTGTGAACCAGTGTCTGATTCCTACTTCTTCCAGAGTGCCGTCTTCCGGTTGCAACAGCCAGATGGGGTCAGGATGACTTCCCCAACCGCCCCACCCCAGATTGATCATGTCATCGAAATTTGGGAATCGATATGGCGTGGAATGCTTGAAGTAAATGTCGGAACCCAGTTCGCGATCATATACAAAACCAAGACCGTACTGGGCAGCGCTCTTGTTGGGGTTGATCCGGCCCCTTACCGTGCCGGTGCTATAAATTGACTCTGAATATAAATCCTTCAAATCATAGTCTTCTATTCGGTATCCAAGAGTAAGAATAAGCCGGTCCCAGAATCGTGTCTGGTTCATCATCCAGTAACCGACTAAATCTCGATCAACTTTTGTCGATCCAGAATGGGTAAGGCCATAATTCCAGGTAGGCAAGGATGAAATGATGCGAGATTCCCTAACGAATCTGCCGCTTGAATAGTCCAATCCCAGGGTTAGGTCGTTGCGGAGAAAGGAGTATCGGTCGGTGCGGGTATATTTGAAATACAGGCTTGAGTCTGTCCACCGTTGGTCGGAACTTGAACCCCAGCCAAAATAGAATGGGATGCTTCGATTATATGTACGCCCCGCCCATGTGATCTCAAGATTTCCAAGATTCTCCCCTGTGTAAAAAAGTTTGACCATGGAGAAATTGTCTCCACGATGCTCTGGGGGATCGTCAAACGCTCGGTATCCGTAAGCATCAGCTCTTATATCCCTGATATCCCTACGTTGCCATCTATCCTTGTCTATTCCAAAGTAATTTGGCACATTCTGGTCTGAAATCAGATGGCTAACATCGAGCGTCAAATTAGGCGAGATTTTCCAGTTCAGGCTCCCATAAACGTTCATTAGAGACCATGGACCAGGTCGCGAAATTGGCTCGTCGTAGTCGTTGTTTCCGTAATAGGTTCTCCAACCTTGCTCATTATACCTGCCCATGAATATACCTAGCGCTAGAGAGTCCTTAATGATGTTTGTCGCCGCCCACTCTCTATCCTGGCCCCAGGAACCGGCCTCGGCTCCAAAATAAGTTCCCGGATTTAGCCGGGGTTTCTTGAGAATGATATTTATTGAACCCCCTATGGCCTTATCTCCAAATGGAATTGTCCCATCACTTCTCAACACTTCAACACGTTCAATAAGTTCCGGGAATATGAAATTGGTGTTGCTTTCGGTTCTCGGCATATTCAGGTTGGCCCCATCCCACAACAAAGAGGTTCTATTGGTCGTCTCA
The genomic region above belongs to Desulfomonilaceae bacterium and contains:
- a CDS encoding TonB-dependent receptor, giving the protein MRISYKHIPETSIKVVVALFLSLLAFDLGLAQDSASVPSEQLPSVQVQAPAAGGASRAARSEEGFGYGDPIPSGQPFSDFAPTRSEVVSATGQPQNIAAVPAAISVIENRGVTALGRTGLSDVVQGQPGVFSMGGFSGNAFDAPIAIRGFSNETTNRTSLLWDGANLNMPRTESNTNFIFPELIERVEVLRSDGTIPFGDKAIGGSINIILKKPRLNPGTYFGAEAGSWGQDREWAATNIIKDSLALGIFMGRYNEQGWRTYYGNNDYDEPISRPGPWSLMNVYGSLNWKISPNLTLDVSHLISDQNVPNYFGIDKDRWQRRDIRDIRADAYGYRAFDDPPEHRGDNFSMVKLFYTGENLGNLEITWAGRTYNRSIPFYFGWGSSSDQRWTDSSLYFKYTRTDRYSFLRNDLTLGLDYSSGRFVRESRIISSLPTWNYGLTHSGSTKVDRDLVGYWMMNQTRFWDRLILTLGYRIEDYDLKDLYSESIYSTGTVRGRINPNKSAAQYGLGFVYDRELGSDIYFKHSTPYRFPNFDDMINLGWGGWGSHPDPIWLLQPEDGTLEEVGIRHWFTRNIFVGATYYELDMNNEIYWGPDPDPAKGGKSRNINVPNVSHSGVEIESLIRITPRWKVKSNYTRQKVYFGHNWQTTDTLRRTTLDKWLSLNPSDMANVELIYDNREWGFSGMIAYHYVGSRFLLNDVFNEQPDLEASKWGDISFSQKFWDGLAELYFGVRNFSDRQYSPQGSYASYYTAPFDIQYYSAPGRTYFFGLKTKLDFDKMRMPTISDLTRMRQRLYGSVTDGFSSAQGAATWMRNLTTF